A window of the Diorhabda carinulata isolate Delta chromosome 1, icDioCari1.1, whole genome shotgun sequence genome harbors these coding sequences:
- the LOC130897220 gene encoding double-stranded RNA-binding protein Staufen homolog 2-like isoform X1, with protein MMLQEHHHISQNGMQRNARMGMQQMGPPPNQRMLMSMPATGVLVSMPPGPGPTLITTTSIPQQPQQPKASMQQQVYHYENTGQPTEVDQHSTEHQNCSNTNTLSTPNSTLANIKEKTPMCLVNELARYNKIQHQYRLTGEQGPAHKKIFTVTLKLGNEEYEAEGPSIKKAQHSAAAQALAKTEFKHPPPKTVRNRPGNRPTNPGVVTPTVELNALAMKRGERTVYVVENGGAPPHQGYLSQPGYYPRHNLYNAQTQPQRYGYDARRNIRGHYPYHDNRYYGQFRPGAPHNPGDPFTVRLRVGEREYPGQGYTVQAARHDAASKAIEHIKQLGNQEQSEGTMSPDSTQQISNESVQQGSAVSDINSDLKSPISLVYEIALKRNLNVLFEVLSEKGPPHMKVFITQCRVGTFVAEGEGNGKKISKKRAAEKMLEELSKLPPLPNVINIAQLKRKRVTNKKKTRNLIKVNTDKSTEVVEEINPISRLIQIQQANKEREPVYTVLEERGTPRRREFVIEASVNGHSCTGVGPNKKVAKRNAAEALLMELGYNNTTNTNKPMIKDKDDVANMHSSMDKNRKVTFVEEVPEVQPTQSIGGSGGRQLVPGVLLVTEQAGFQKQKDNMEKPIQSQQPQIKSPSNIIQGVRSKDKLLYLAQLMNIQVQFSDFPKANHEMFLTLVSLSTNPPQVCHGEGPTTETSHEKAALEALKVLSELGLDIAPKDVSGGPAGNDSASPVVSNKGPVHQNGVKK; from the exons ATGATGTTGCAAGAACATCATCATATATCCCAAAATGGAATGCAAAGGAATGCCAG aATGGGGATGCAACAAATGGGGCCACCTCCCAATCAAAGAATGCTCATGAGTATGCCAGCTACTG gtgTTTTGGTTTCTATGCCTCCTGGGCCTGGACCAACTTTGATAACGACAACATCCATTCCCCAGCAACCACAACAACCTAAGGCAAGTATGCAACAGCAAGTCTATCACTATGAAAACACTGGCCAACCGACAGAAGTAGATCAACACAGTACAGAACATCAGAACTGTTCAAACACTAATACTTTGTCTACGCCCAACTCTACTTTGgcaaacataaaagaaaaaacaccaATGTGTTTGGTAAATGAATTAG CAAGATACAACAAAATTCAACACCAGTATAGACTCACTGGGGAACAAGGACCTGCCCATAAGAAAATATTCACAGTTACATTGAAACTCGGTAATGAAGAATATGAAGCAGAGGGGCCCAGTATCAAAAAAGCCCAGCATTCAGCTGCCGCTCAAGCTCTAGCTAAAACTGAATTCAAGCATCCACCACCAAAAACGGTAAGAAATCGTCCAGGAAATCGACCAACTAATCCGGGAGTTGTTACTCCAACTGTTGAACTCAATGCTCTTGCTATGAAGAGGGGGGAACGCACTGTATACGTTGTTGAAAATGGGGGTGCCCCACCACATCAG GGATACTTAAGTCAGCCTGGCTACTATCCTCGTCATAACTTATACAACGCCCAAACACAACCTCAACGTTATGGCTATGATGCTCGTCGTAATATTAGAGGTCATTATCCGTACCATGATAATCGTTATTATGGGCAGTTTAGACCCGGAGCACCTCATAACCCAGGAGATCCATTTACGGTTCGCTTGAGAGTTGGAGAACGAGAATATCCTGGACAAGGATATACTGTTCAAGCTGCAAGACACGATGCCGCTTCTAAAGCTATTGAGCACATCAAACAACTAG GTAATCAAGAACAAAGTGAGGGTACAATGTCTCCTGATTCTACCCAACAAATCTCTAATGAATCAGTTCAACAAGGCAGTGCTGTAAGTGACATCAATTCTGATCTGAAATCCCCAATTTCACTTGTCTACGAAATTGCTTTGAAAAGAAACCTAAATGTTCTTTTTGAAGTTTTGAGCGAGAAG GGACCCCCACATATGAAGGTATTCATTACGCAGTGTCGCGTAGGCACCTTCGTAGCAGAAGGCGAGGGCAACGGgaagaaaatatcaaagaaacgTGCTGCTGAGAAAATGTTGGAAGAGCTATCAAAACTTCCTCCCTTGCCCAACGTTATCAATATTGCGCAATTAAAGAGAAAACGAGTTACGAACAAAAAGAAGACTCGCAACTTGATTAAAGTAAATACAGACAAATCTACTGAAGTTGTTGAAGAAATAAACCCTATATCTCGTTTGATTCAAATTCAACAAGCCAATAAAGAACGAGAACCTGTTTACACAGTATTAGAAGAACGTGGAACTCCAAGACGCAGAGAGTTTGTTATTGAAGCTTCTGTCAATGGACACTCATGCACTGGAGTTGGTCCCAACAAGAAG GTTGCTAAACGCAATGCTGCAGAAGCTCTTCTTATGGAACTTGGTTACAACAACACCACAAATACAAACAAACCCATGATTAAAGATAAAGATGACGTTGCAAATATGCATTCAAGCATGGATAAAAATCGTAAGGTAACTTTTGTTGAGGAAGTTCCAGAAGTTCAACCAACCCAATCTATTGGTGGCAGTGGCGGTAGACAGTTGGTTCCGGGGGTTCTATTGGTGACAGAACAAGCTGGattccaaaaacaaaaagataataTGGAGAAGCCTATACAATCTCAACAACCTCAAATAAAATCTCCATCTAATATAATTCAA GGTGTACGTTCGAAGGATAAGCTGCTTTACTTAGCTCAGTTGATGAATATTCAAGTTCAGTTCTCAGATTTTCCAAAAGCTAATCATGAGATGTTTTTGACTTTGGTTTCTCTGAGCACTAATCCACCTCAAGTATGCCATGGAGAAGGTCCAACAACTGAAACTTCACATGAAAAAGCTGCTTTAGAGGCTCTGAAGGTCCTTTCTGAATTGGGTCTCGACATCGCACCTAAAGACGTTTCTGGTGGACCCGCTGGGAATGATAG TGCTTCCCCAGTGGTGTCCAACAAAGGGCCGGTGCACCAAAACGGCGTGAAGAAGTAA
- the LOC130897220 gene encoding double-stranded RNA-binding protein Staufen homolog 2-like isoform X2, translating into MMLQEHHHISQNGMQRNARMGMQQMGPPPNQRMLMSMPATGVLVSMPPGPGPTLITTTSIPQQPQQPKASMQQQVYHYENTGQPTEVDQHSTEHQNCSNTNTLSTPNSTLANIKEKTPMCLVNELARYNKIQHQYRLTGEQGPAHKKIFTVTLKLGNEEYEAEGPSIKKAQHSAAAQALAKTEFKHPPPKTGYLSQPGYYPRHNLYNAQTQPQRYGYDARRNIRGHYPYHDNRYYGQFRPGAPHNPGDPFTVRLRVGEREYPGQGYTVQAARHDAASKAIEHIKQLGNQEQSEGTMSPDSTQQISNESVQQGSAVSDINSDLKSPISLVYEIALKRNLNVLFEVLSEKGPPHMKVFITQCRVGTFVAEGEGNGKKISKKRAAEKMLEELSKLPPLPNVINIAQLKRKRVTNKKKTRNLIKVNTDKSTEVVEEINPISRLIQIQQANKEREPVYTVLEERGTPRRREFVIEASVNGHSCTGVGPNKKVAKRNAAEALLMELGYNNTTNTNKPMIKDKDDVANMHSSMDKNRKVTFVEEVPEVQPTQSIGGSGGRQLVPGVLLVTEQAGFQKQKDNMEKPIQSQQPQIKSPSNIIQGVRSKDKLLYLAQLMNIQVQFSDFPKANHEMFLTLVSLSTNPPQVCHGEGPTTETSHEKAALEALKVLSELGLDIAPKDVSGGPAGNDSASPVVSNKGPVHQNGVKK; encoded by the exons ATGATGTTGCAAGAACATCATCATATATCCCAAAATGGAATGCAAAGGAATGCCAG aATGGGGATGCAACAAATGGGGCCACCTCCCAATCAAAGAATGCTCATGAGTATGCCAGCTACTG gtgTTTTGGTTTCTATGCCTCCTGGGCCTGGACCAACTTTGATAACGACAACATCCATTCCCCAGCAACCACAACAACCTAAGGCAAGTATGCAACAGCAAGTCTATCACTATGAAAACACTGGCCAACCGACAGAAGTAGATCAACACAGTACAGAACATCAGAACTGTTCAAACACTAATACTTTGTCTACGCCCAACTCTACTTTGgcaaacataaaagaaaaaacaccaATGTGTTTGGTAAATGAATTAG CAAGATACAACAAAATTCAACACCAGTATAGACTCACTGGGGAACAAGGACCTGCCCATAAGAAAATATTCACAGTTACATTGAAACTCGGTAATGAAGAATATGAAGCAGAGGGGCCCAGTATCAAAAAAGCCCAGCATTCAGCTGCCGCTCAAGCTCTAGCTAAAACTGAATTCAAGCATCCACCACCAAAAACG GGATACTTAAGTCAGCCTGGCTACTATCCTCGTCATAACTTATACAACGCCCAAACACAACCTCAACGTTATGGCTATGATGCTCGTCGTAATATTAGAGGTCATTATCCGTACCATGATAATCGTTATTATGGGCAGTTTAGACCCGGAGCACCTCATAACCCAGGAGATCCATTTACGGTTCGCTTGAGAGTTGGAGAACGAGAATATCCTGGACAAGGATATACTGTTCAAGCTGCAAGACACGATGCCGCTTCTAAAGCTATTGAGCACATCAAACAACTAG GTAATCAAGAACAAAGTGAGGGTACAATGTCTCCTGATTCTACCCAACAAATCTCTAATGAATCAGTTCAACAAGGCAGTGCTGTAAGTGACATCAATTCTGATCTGAAATCCCCAATTTCACTTGTCTACGAAATTGCTTTGAAAAGAAACCTAAATGTTCTTTTTGAAGTTTTGAGCGAGAAG GGACCCCCACATATGAAGGTATTCATTACGCAGTGTCGCGTAGGCACCTTCGTAGCAGAAGGCGAGGGCAACGGgaagaaaatatcaaagaaacgTGCTGCTGAGAAAATGTTGGAAGAGCTATCAAAACTTCCTCCCTTGCCCAACGTTATCAATATTGCGCAATTAAAGAGAAAACGAGTTACGAACAAAAAGAAGACTCGCAACTTGATTAAAGTAAATACAGACAAATCTACTGAAGTTGTTGAAGAAATAAACCCTATATCTCGTTTGATTCAAATTCAACAAGCCAATAAAGAACGAGAACCTGTTTACACAGTATTAGAAGAACGTGGAACTCCAAGACGCAGAGAGTTTGTTATTGAAGCTTCTGTCAATGGACACTCATGCACTGGAGTTGGTCCCAACAAGAAG GTTGCTAAACGCAATGCTGCAGAAGCTCTTCTTATGGAACTTGGTTACAACAACACCACAAATACAAACAAACCCATGATTAAAGATAAAGATGACGTTGCAAATATGCATTCAAGCATGGATAAAAATCGTAAGGTAACTTTTGTTGAGGAAGTTCCAGAAGTTCAACCAACCCAATCTATTGGTGGCAGTGGCGGTAGACAGTTGGTTCCGGGGGTTCTATTGGTGACAGAACAAGCTGGattccaaaaacaaaaagataataTGGAGAAGCCTATACAATCTCAACAACCTCAAATAAAATCTCCATCTAATATAATTCAA GGTGTACGTTCGAAGGATAAGCTGCTTTACTTAGCTCAGTTGATGAATATTCAAGTTCAGTTCTCAGATTTTCCAAAAGCTAATCATGAGATGTTTTTGACTTTGGTTTCTCTGAGCACTAATCCACCTCAAGTATGCCATGGAGAAGGTCCAACAACTGAAACTTCACATGAAAAAGCTGCTTTAGAGGCTCTGAAGGTCCTTTCTGAATTGGGTCTCGACATCGCACCTAAAGACGTTTCTGGTGGACCCGCTGGGAATGATAG TGCTTCCCCAGTGGTGTCCAACAAAGGGCCGGTGCACCAAAACGGCGTGAAGAAGTAA